In the Arachis hypogaea cultivar Tifrunner chromosome 20, arahy.Tifrunner.gnm2.J5K5, whole genome shotgun sequence genome, GCGCGTCAATGAATGCACTCCCAATCCTTGATTtcccatgatttctccactttgcatgcttttctcttcactcctttgatccattcctagcctttccaacctaaattcactaacaaacgcatcaaggcatctagtggaatcaaaggtgaattaaaattaaccaattaagggcctaaaaagcatgttttcacatttaagcacaaattaggaaaaatacatgaaaccatgccatttcatggaataaatgtgggaaaagggtgataaaatctcctataTTCAGCATAGAATGCACCACGAAATAGTGGAGCATCACGCGAGGAGGAGGGAACTCGCCTGATGAGCAAAATAGCCTCTATGGCTTCCCCTCGCGATCGTATGAGGACCCCCTCTCGTAGGAACGACCTTCCTTCCGGCTCCTAGGAAAGACGCCCCTTCGGGGGACGGGTGGTGACAACGCAAGGATCATGCAGGAATTGCTCTACCGAGTGCAAAATCTTGAAAGGGAGCTGGCGGCCAAGGATCGCTACCGACCCAGCCCGAGCATCTTTTGTACCCTGTCTCCCCCTAGGAGATCAGAAGCCCGGGGAAGAAGCCCCCGGAGGGACCGTACTAGGCGCAGAGCAGATGCTCGATCTCCCTCGACCCATGACGGGTCCGAGGGCCAAGGTGAGAACAGAGAAAGGCTAAGAAGGCGACGTGACCCCATAATCATGGGAGCGCTCCCTTTCACCCCTCCATCCTCATGGTCCGGCTGCCGAAACACTTTGACAAGCCAACAGATATGAGATACGATGGAACCCAAGACCCTCAGGAATACCTAACGGCCTTTGAGGCCGGATGAACCTCGAGGGTGTTGGCGTCGCGGTGAGGTGTCGTGCTTTCCCCGTGACCTTGGCAGGACCGGCAATCTGGTAGTTTAATGCGCTTCTATAGGGGTCCATTACGACCTTCTCAGACATAACTCGCAGCTTTTTAGCACAGTTTTCCACACGCATCGCCAAAGTCAAACATCCCGTTAACCTTTTAGGAATCACCCAAAGAGCCAGTGAGCCGACTAGGAAATTTCTCAACAGATTCAACGATGAGTGCCTAGAAATTGACGGCCTGACCGACTCAGTGGCCAGTCTATGCCTGACGAACGGTTTGTTAAATGAGGATTTTAGAAAGCACCTCACTACCAAGCCCGTGTGGACGATGCAAAAGATTCAGAATGTGACGAGAGAGTACATTAACGATGAGGAGGTTAGCCAGGTCATGGCGGCCAATAAGCGACAGCCAGTCAACCCCCTACCCGTCAACCTGGGCACAGGGAAAGGGTGAAAGAACCCCCCAAGGACGGGGGATCAGCTAAACCTTTCAAACCTTTCCCTCGAGTAAGAAAGTTCACAAACTATACCCTCCTTACGGCCCCAATAGTGGAAGTCTACCAGCATATCACTAACAAGGGCATCCTGTCAAAGCCCCGGCAACTAAGAGACAGAACAAGCGGGAACAAGAGCTTGTACTGTGACTACCACAAGGGGTTTGGCCACAAAACCAAGGATTGCTTTGACCTGAAAGATGCCTTGGAGCAAGCCATTTGCGAAAGAAAGCTAACCGAGTTTTCCCAATTCATAAGGGAGCCCAGGAGAAGGGAGCGAGAGCGTTGCGAGGAAGATCGTGGCCGAGTTGTGAAACAGAAACAGGGACCTAGCGAGGACAACGACAATGCCCTCACTGTGATAAACGTGGTGGTCGGGAGAGACTCACCCCCCAAGTCAAGGTCTGCCACCAAAAAGGACGCCAAAGTCTTAGCCATGTCATCGGAGAACCATAGACCCCCGCCCAAGGAACTCCTTGTGGATACTGGGGCCGACTCCAATATCATGTTCAAAAACGTGTTTGACGCCCTAGGACTCCGCGAGACCGACCTAAAAACCCACCAGCACGAGGTCGTCGGCCTAGGAGACAACTTCATAAAACCCGACGGGACAATCGTCCTCCCAGTTTGTATCGGTGGAGGAGAAGGAAAGAGGTCGATAATGGCCAAGTTTGTACTCCTAAGAGACTCCACAGCTTACAATGCCATCCTGGGGAGGAAGACGATCAATGAGTTTTCCGCCGTGATATGCACCAAGCTTCTCTTAATGAAATTTGTCACTGGCAACGGGTTCGTTGGATCCCTCAGGGGAGACCTAGAAACGGCGGTTGCATGTGACAACGCCAGCCTCTCCTTGGAAAAGAAGTCAAAGGAAGCATCCGCGGTTTTTCTGGCCGACTTAGACGCCAGAGTGGACAACAAGCCGAAACCCGAGCCCGAAGGAGATCTAGAGAAGTTTCGGGTCGGAGACACGGAGGACAAGTTCACCTTGGTGAACAGGAACCTCCCCCACAATCTGAAAGAACCTCTCATGGAGGCCATTAGGGTAAACGGCGACCTATTTGCCTGGACCCCAACCGACATGCCTGGGGTGAACTCGggagcaacctaccagaggctaatgaacaaggtGTTCGTGGACCTCATCGGTAGGTCGGTCGAAGTTTACATCAACGATGTCTTGGTGAATACCAGCCAACCAGAGGACCTAGTCGGTGACCTAGAGACCGTCTTCACGTCTCTTCGCAAGCACAATATGAGACTCAATCCCCTCAAATGCGCCTTCGCCATGGAGGCTGGGAAGTTTCTCGGCTTCATGATAACCCAGAGGAGGGTTGAGGCCAACCCAGACAAGTGCGAAGCCATTCTGTGAATGACAAGCCCAGGTTGCGTTAAAGACGGCCCTATCCCATTTTCTCGGCGCGTCGGCAGCGAAAGCTCTACCCTTCTTCAACCTCATGAGGAAAGAGATAGCCTTCGAATGGACCCCAGCCTGTTAGAAAGATTTCGACCATTTCAAGAAGATACTTTCAGCCCCATCTGTCCTGGGCAAGCCTAAAAATGGCGAGAGGTTGTTCCTGTACTTGGCAGCGACAGACGAGGCCTTGGCGGCCGTCCTAGTCAGAGAAGATGACAAAATCCAACAGCCGGTTTATTTCATTAGCAAAGTGCTACAAGGCACGGAGCTAAGGTACACGAAGCTGGAAAAGCTGGCTTACGCGCTCCTGACTTCGTCTCGAAGACTGAGGCAGTACTTTCAGGGGCACCGGATCACCGTGAGAACAAACCAAGCAATCCGCCAAGTTTTGCAGAAACCCGATCTGGTGGAATGGATGATGACATGGGAAATCGAGCAGTATGAGCCTAGACATGCAATCAAGGCTTAGAAAATGGCAGATTTCCTAGTAGAGGTAACTGGGGACCCCCACGAGAACCCGGGCACACGGTGAAAGCTCCATGtcgacggagcctccaaccaagcGTTTGGGGGAGCAGGGATAATCCTTGAAAGTTCAGAGGGGGTGGTCTACGAATAGTCTATGAAGTTCGATTTTCCAATCTCGAATAACGAGACAGAGTACGAGGCCTTGATAGGAGGTCTACTCTTGGCGAAAGAAGTCGGGGCAACGCGAGTTGAGGTAAACAGTGATTCTAAGTCGTTACTTCCCGGATCAATGGGACCTACCAGCCTAGAGATTCTTTGTTACAGAAATACTTGGAAAAGGTTAAAAATTTAAGTGAAGACTTTGAGAAGATTGTGGTGCAGCATGTCCCAAGAGAAAGGAATGCACGGGCTGACCTCTTGTCAAAGCTGGCAAGCACGAAGCCAGGGTCAGAAAACCAATCTTTGATTCAAGGGCTGATAAAGGAGCCTACGGTGACCCTGTGGGTGTCCCGAGCAACGAGTATCCCTTCGTGGATTGATCCAATTGTTAGCTTCTTGGAGGAAGGTAAACTCCCTGACGACGAGAACGCTGCAAAGGTGATAAGAAGGGAAGCGGCCAAGTATGTGACGATACAAGGCCAGCTGTTCGAGAGAGGGCTAAGCCAGCCCCTACTAAAATGCCTAtgccccgaccagacggactacgtcTTGAGCGAAGTCCACGAAGGATGTTGTGGCCACCACATTAGGGAAAAGACCTTGTCTAGAAAGCTCGTCAGGGCCGGTTACTATTGGCCCTCGATGATGACGGATGCCCAAGAACTCGTAAAGAGATGTAAGAAATGCCAAGAAAATGCCAACTTCAACAAGACCCTGACAGCGGGGTTGAGCCTACTGATGGCTCCCCGACCCTTTTGTCAATGGGAAGTTGATCTACTGGGGCCCTTCCCGGTAGCCACTGGGCAGgtcaaatacctgatcgtggCCATTGACTACGACACTAAGAGGGCCAAGACAGAACCACTGGCTAATATATCGTCGGCAAACTGCCGAAAAATCATGTGGAGACAGGTAATCTCCAGGTTTGGAATCCCGGAGGTCGTGTTATCGGATAAGGAAATaaacattttaattttatcaactaGGCAAACATCAATCTTGATTTCACCTATTTTATGATAATTGATGAGCTTGTTGAGGACAATCAATCAAGAATCTTCTTgataatagtataaaaaatttaagacagaGCTTTCGATGTCAATAAATCAATGCAGTCAAGAACCACTAACTCTGATAACTACAGTAAACATTAACATTTTATCATCAATCCATAAATCCAAAATCATAATACAATATAAAGAAACGAAGCAACTAATTAACATGATAAAAAAAGGCAAAGAGGTGTAGCGTTAGGGTTTAGCAAATACCAACAATATCAAAAAAAGAAGGAATGAAAGAAGACATACCTGCATGAAGGAGGAAGGGTAGCATCGCAGCTGACGGAAGCAAGCGGCAGCGGCAGCAAACAACAGAAGCAGTAACTCGCATGAGAGAAACAAGCTCCTCCATGGAGAAACACGCCCCAGGTGGATGCTCCTCAATAGCGATGATGGATGGAGTCGTGGGAAGCGGTCAACGACGGcgaaagagaaaggagagagaagtgaGGTTAATGATGTTGCAAAAATGGAAAGGACAGATTTGCAAATTTAAATTTAGGGTTAATTTTACTTGCGGATATACCATTAGAAAAATCCGCCAATAACACAGCTTATGACCGAAACGTGCGTTCCATTTAATTATCTTACCGTCGGATTCTCCTCCCTAAATTTGACGGTAATAATCgtgccaatttttttttctccaaTTATTACCGGCAAATTTATTGTCGAAATCCGAATCCGACGATAATTTTTTACCCAACAAGTTTATTGCCAAATTCGCCAATAAATCATTTATTGCCAAATCCGCCAATATATCCACCACTAAATCCAATAATATTCGACGTTTGTTTTTCTTATAGTATCCTTTATTACACCTTTCCAAGGTAAGGTTTTAGACATCTACTGTCTTTAATGCCATGATTTGGCTATATTCTGAGTTATTATAATTTACACCTTTTAATAGTGTTTACATTAGACTTTAATGAGTTTGTAACGTAATATTATCGATTAATCGTAATTTGGGAGTTATTAATGTTGTCCAGAACACAATCATTAGAATCATGGTGATAATAATCAGTTCAAGTTTAAACTAAAGAATGGGAAATGGGAACGGAAAATAACCTTAGTGGCAAATTAAAAGTTAAAGAGTGGATACTGGATAGCGTAGTggaaatttcaaattttgttgCCAAGGTAATGTGATGGATGAACAATTACAAAATGCAGTTTCGTTGAAATTGGGTCCACCAAAATTGTCGACGAATCTGGCACCAGCATGCATCAATCATAATATTACCCTAAACTCCAACATAGAATGGGCCATACGTCAAATGAGATTTCCTTGTAATGAAAGGAATCCAATTCCATGAGCTTTTCAACGTAACCTACAAAGAATGATACAATTTTACACTACCCAAAGAATCCCCACACCTTTTAAGAAATCTCGGAATCGGAGGAACCACTTAATTTCTATAACTAACCGAAATACTTTTCCAATTTATGGCTCTCACTTGTTTCTTTCTTCATAAAGATTTCTATTGGATTGAGCCTTCAAAATGCTCTCTCCATGTATCTGTACATTGATCCAGTTAAGATGACACTGCAATGTAACCAACTCTACTCTCAACTCATCATTCGTCATCACAGGGCATCATGTTTAGATCTGGAATCAAGAATGAAGCTGCGTGTGATTTAGTTTCAACCAGGGGACCCAAAGAAGGCTTATAGCACTCTTCATCTGATTTTGAACTTGGATTCTTCTGATGTTTTAAGCTCATATCACGCTGAGATGAAATGGAATAGATATTAGGTATCATTGGCATTTTgcactaaattaaaatggaagaatgCCTTGAATGTTTACTTTACCGCACCTTGATCCTCTTCAGGGTCTCATTTTGGGCTCTCTGGGCTTCAAAGTTTGCATTTAAATGTTCTATCTCCTGATTAATTAATCAGCTTGATATTAGTAACCGCATGCTAATATGGAGATAACTTTTCTTTGACCATGCAAATAAAAAGATATACCTTTTTCAAATAAGTCCTCTCATTGAGTAGGGAGGTCTCTTGTTCTTTTAGTTCTGCAAAGGTCTGAAAAATATACAATATGTAATGTAATGCAAGACAAGAGAAGAGAATCAAGAGATCATTTGATGAAAGATGCAACAAAAGAAAGGAGGTTCGTAGGTATACCTTTTTTCTTCTGCACTTGCTCGTTGGGATAGATGAGTTGACCGTGTATCCACTTGTGGCAGTAGTCGTAGCTGTACCCTGAAATTCAAATGGCAACAAGTGTTATGACACGTGTCATGTGAATGAGAAGGACGTGGTTGCAAAGATTGCCATGTATTCAGGaacttggttttttttttgtgtatggCAATGCCACTACATTCTACACCTCATTGAAGAAAACGGGGGTGGGGGCCACCTCCTAATCCTTAATGCTAAATATGTTAATTAAGGGGCACCAACTTCAACTACCGCCATTCCTTCTCATCAATATACCATCATCCCCGTGATATTCATTTATACCCCCCACAACACCCACGGGTACACCAAGAACCAAACCTAACCTCTTCTTCCACTCCACTCCACTCCACTCCACTCCAATCCACACATAATAACTAAATCACCCTATGGAAGGGTCCCACACAGTAAGATTAAGCATTCTAAATTAGTGAGAGTTAGCCCCAATTAGGAATCTATTTTTCCAGGTCAAATGGAAAACTGTGTCAGCGGAATCTTACTTGGACCTAGGAAGGGTGTTTCGGTCAATCAATAATCTCAGACGCCGGCGCTAGCCACTCCCGTTTCATCCGCTGACCACCCCCGAGGGCATTTCCGTCAACCTACTATTTCTTAATTTTAGATACGAAGGAAAAAGAAAGCAACACATTTCCGTTTTAGAAAAGAAACACGGCAAACGGGAGCTATCTGCCACGCCACGATAGGCATCCTTCTCCATCCGTAATCCGTATCTCATTCTCAGGAACATAAATTgtagttttttaatttaaagtaaaaataaaaa is a window encoding:
- the LOC112784433 gene encoding uncharacterized protein; this translates as MMTLMAKDEWVTTAMTDDTLVVNILLRLKNSLSDDNNSNSKLLPFTWGLRQPRSCSRSRTTPTSRCCDAAASTRRSPTTPLSWSGTADGYEDSTRNNVARSKGTATTTATSGYTVNSSIPTSKCRRKKTFAELKEQETSLLNERTYLKKEIEHLNANFEAQRAQNETLKRIKRDMSLKHQKNPSSKSDEECYKPSLGPLVETKSHAASFLIPDLNMMPCDDE